Below is a genomic region from Pseudarthrobacter sulfonivorans.
AGATGACGTCGTCGGCGCCCTGTTTGTGGGCGTACCGCAGGGCGGCCATGTTCGTGGCATAGGACAGGGTCTTGGCGCCGAGCAGCAGCCACGGGGCACGCTCAGCCACGTCGCTGTCGTAGCCGCGGTCCAGGAGGATGACATCGATCCCGGTTTCGCGCTGGCGGCGGCCGAGGGCGCCCACCGGGGAGACCTGAACCCAGCATGTGGGGGACTCTGCGCCTTCCGGGCCGCGGGTGACCACGAGTTTCACCACCACCTCGTCCTCGGCGGGCGACGGAGCGGGATGCTGGTTTCGGTGCTCCGCGACGCCCGTGGCGATGGCAGCCCGCCATGAATCCTGCCCCGGGATCACCAGATCAAGGGCCTGGGCCGATCCGGCCAGCCGGTCCAGATGCGCCTGTTGCTTCCGGACGGCGCCACTCACGGCGAGCATGGATTCGAACACGCCGTCGCCCCGGGTGGCGCCCTGGTCTGTGGCCATCAGCTGCGGCTGGGAAGCGTCGGCCAGCCGGCCGTCCGGGAACGCGGGGTCAAGGAACACGAGCACCACGGGCGCAGGAGAAGTCATGGCTCCAGCTTAGTAGGGCCCGCCGCGGCTAAGCTGTGGTCATTGCCCCGCCGGAACAGGTCCGCGGGTGCGCGCAATCCGGGGGTATTCCAGTGCTGTGGCCAATTTCGCTTGCGGGTACCGCGCCGACGTGGGTGGTGGTGGTGCTCAGCATTGCGGACCTGGTGATCCGGGTTCTGGCCATCGGCATCATCCCCGGCAACAGGCGCCCCACCACGGCCATGGCCTGGCTGCTGGGCATCTTTTTTGTGCCGTTCCTGGGCCTGGTCCTTTTCCTGCTGTTCGGAAACTTCAAGCTCTCCAGCCGCCGCCGCCAGCAGCAGGAGGTCATCAACACCCGCGTGCGGTCCGGTATCTCGGCGCTCGCCGACGTCGTCAGTGAATACGAAGGGCCCGAATGGGTGACGTCCGCCGGGGAACTGAACCGGCGGCTCGGCTCCCTCCCCATGGTGGACGGCAATTCCGTGGACCTCCTTCCCGGCTACCCGGACTCGATCCTGGCCATGACCCAGGCCGTGCGCAAAGCCAAGACGTTCGTCAATGCCGAGTTCTACATCATGAGCACGGACCACATCACCGATGACCTGCTGACCGCCCTGGAGGAGGCCGCCGAGCGGGGCGTGGAAGTGCGCGTGCTGTTTGACCACATCGGCACGCTCCGCGTCAAGGGTTACCGCGACCTGCTCAAACGGCTGCGGGCAGGAAAGATCCAGTGGAAGCGCATGCTCCCGGTGCTGCCCATCCACGGCCAATGGCGCCGCCCGGACCTTCGGAACCACCGCAAAATCATGGTGGTCGACGGCGAACTCGCATTCACGGGCTCGCAGAACCTGATCGAGCCCTCCTACAACAACCCCAAACACCGGAAGGCCGGCCGCGAATGGGTGGAGCTGATGGCCTGCCTGCGCGGACCGATCGTCACCACGCTCAACGTGGTGTTCGCCACGGACTGGCTGAGCGAAACCGACGAGTCCCTGGAACACCAGCTGCAGCTCCCGGACAACCCCGAGCCGGGCAACGTCACGGCCCAGGTGGTGCCCAGCGGACCCGGGTTCATCACCGAAAACAACCTGCGCCTCTTCAACACCCTGATCTACTCAGCCCAGCACCGGATCTCCATCTGCAGCCCGTATTTCGTGCCCGATGACTCCCTGCTCTACGCCATCACCACAGCGGCGCAGCGGGGCGTGGACGTGGAGCTGTTCGTTTCCGAAAAGGGCGATCAGTTCCTGGTCCACCACGCCCAGCGCTCCTATTACGAGGCGCTGCTGGAGGCCGGCGTCCGGATCTACCTCTACAAGGCGCCCTTTGTGCTCCACGCCAAGCACTTCACCATCGACGACGAAGTGGCCGTCCTGGGCTCCAGCAACATGGACATGCGCTCCTTCTCGCTGAACATGGAGGTCTCGGTGATGCTGCTCGGCGCGGAAATCGTGAACAACATGCGCGCGGTCGAAGACACATACCGCGACATTTCCAACGAGCTCATACTCGAGGACTGGCTGCAGCGCCCCCTCGCTGCCCGCTATGTCGATAACGTTGCCAGGCTGACCGCCACGCTCCAGTAACTCTGGGGTCAGGCGGTGGGAAAATCCGCACCCAGCGCGGAAAGCACACCGTGCGCCTTCACGCGGATTTCGTCGTACTCCTCGTCAGGTACCGAGTCGGCAGTGATGGCGCCGCCGACGCCGAGGGTGAGTTCCGCCGTCGACGCTTGTTCGCCGCCGTCCCCCGCCACCGCCGTGGTTACCAGGGTGCGGATCGCCACCGCCAGGTCCGTGGCCCCGTTGAGGGAAAAGTAGCCGATCGCGCCGGAATACAGGCCGCGCGGGCCCTCCTCCAGTCGGTCCAGGATGGCCATGGTGCTGATTTTCGGGGCGCCGGTCATGGAGCCGGCCGGGAAACAGGCGGCCACCGCCTCGGCCCGCGGCGAGCCGGGCAGGAGCCGCGCGTCGATGGTGCTGACCATCTGGTGCACCGTGGCGTAGCTTTCGATCTCGCACAGCCTGCTGACCGTTACCGATCCGGGTTCCGCGAAGTGACTGAGGTCGTTCCGCAGCAGGTCCACAATCATGACGTTTTCCGCGCGGTCCTTCAGCGAGGTCGCCAGGTCCTCCCGCAGCTGCCTGTCACGCTCCGGATCAGCACCCCGGCGGCGGGTGCCCTTGATCGGTTCGGCGCGCATGCCGCCGTCGGACGTTATCCTTAGGAACCGCTCCGGCGACGTGCTGGCCACCGTCAGCCCGCCGAACCGCAGGTAGCTGGCGAACGGCGCGGGGTTCTTCCGCCGCAGCGCGAGGTACGTGGGCCAGGGGGCCGCCGCGGCGGCGGGCAGCCGGGCCGTGAGCGTGGTGGTCAGGCACACCTCGTACGAGTTCCCTTCACGGATTTCGTGCTGGGCGGCCGCGATTTTGGCCAGGTAGGACGGCTCCGTGTCGCGGCTACTGAACGCGGGCCCCACGGGACGGACGACGCCGTTGCTGCCGCCGGCGTGCGTGCGTTGGTCCCCTGGGCCTGGTGTGCTCGCGGCGACGGCGGCGACGGCGGCGACGGCGGCGCGGGCGTCGGTCAGCCAGCGGTCGGCGTCGGGCGCTTCCAGGGCAAGGAGCCACGCCGCTCCTTCCACATGGTCCAGAACGACGGCCCGGCCCGCGAAGATCAGGGCCGCATCAGGAGTGGGCGCCGCCACGTCCGTTCCGCCGGTTTCGCGCTTGAGCTCATAGCCCAGGCAGCCCAGCCAGCCCAGGGTGAAGTCGCCCGGGTAACCGTCCGGCGTGCGGACCGCGCGGCGTCCCCAGACCGTGTCCAGCCAGCGGAAGAACGGTCCCGGCACGCGCGCCGTGGCGGAGCCCGCCGTGATGACGCTTTCGCCGGACCGGTGCGTGACCGCCTGGCCGTACGTCCCGCCGTCGTCCGCCAGGATGCTGAAGCGGCTGCGCGCGGTGGCGGGCGACGGCTGCGGGAGCGGCGCGGCGGGTGACTGCTCCCGAGGTGACCCGGCGGACGGTTTGGGGGAGTCTGCGTTGGTGATGTCCGCGCCGGCGATGTCTGCGTTGGAGGAGTCCAGCCAGACGGCATTTGCCGAGCCGCCGTAGAGGTTCTCGAAGAGCACGGCGGCGTCCGGCCTGGCGTCCAGCCGTTCCGCGCGCAGCCTGAGGCCGCGGCGGGCGGCAAGCTCGGGAACAAGCGCCGGTCCGAGGGCGGGCAGGTATGCGAGGGCCTGCATGACGTCGGCGGTGGCGGAACCGTCGGCATTGTTGAGGACGCGGATATCGGCTTCGTGGGGGACGTCGTCGGCGGCGAGCCAGGCTTCCTCTTGCTCAGCCCACTGGTCCCAAAACGGCTCGTACGTGCCGCCGTCGCGGTCCAGGGCCCGCTTCCGGCGGATGTCGTCCGGCGAGTCTGCCCAGATGACAGCGTTGAGCAGGGGCCGGGCGTCCGCCGCCGCCGCCCCCACTCCCTCAATGATCACGATCTCGGCGGGCAGCGTGACCCGGGTGTCGCCGTCGTAATGCCTGTTCCAGTCCCAGCTGGTCCAGGTGGCGGGCTCGGCGCGGCTCAACGGCGTGAGCACTGTGGAAACGTAGCGCTCGATGCCCGCCGTGAGGCCGTTCCAGCCCGGGTAGATGTCCTCAAGGTGGAAGAGAGCCACCTTGTGATGGTTCCGTAGCTGCGCGGCGAGTTCGATGGCCAGAGTGGTTTTCCCTGCGCCGGATCGCCCGTCAATGGCGATGATCACAGGTGCGGGGGTCATGAAATAGAGCGTACCTGCTGCTGCATCAGTTGCTGTCGCGGCGCCGCCTGGCCGAGGACCGTGCGGACATGCGCGACGATGCCGGGCACAGCGCCGCGGATCTGCTCCCAGGCGGCGTCAAAATCGGCATGGCCGCCGTACAGGGATCGGTCGAAGCTGCGGAGCATCCGGACTTTGTTCATGGCGTGCGCGTCCGGCGCGGCGTCGCGCAGCCAGGCGTCCCGTCCGTCTGCCTTCCAGGATCGGCCTTTCTAGGCGTCCCGCAGCGGGCGCCGGGCCAGCCATGCTGCCACGATCGCGCCGGAGATGTTGTGCCAGAGCGAGAAAACGGCGGACGGCAGTGCAGCCAGCGGGGTGAAATGCGCGGTGGCCAGCGTGGCGGCCAAGCCGGAGTTCTGCATGCCCACTTCGAAGGCGAGCGCTCTCCGTGCTTTATCGTCCAGCTGGCCCAGTTTGCCCGCCAGGTAGCCCAGGCCCAGGCCGAAGCCGTTGTGGAGGACCACTGCGAGGAACACAATGCCGCCCGCGGCCACGATCTTGGAGGCGCTGCCCGCCACAACAATCGCGACAATGAAGGAAATTACGACGGCGGATGCCCAGGGGAGCCCCGGTAGCAGCTTGGCGATGAGGTTCTTGAAGAACAGCCGCGCCAGCAGCCCGGCGATGACGGGCAGGAGTACCGTCTTGACGATGTCCAGGACCATGCTCCCGGCGTCGATTTCCAGGAAGGATCCGGCCAGGAACAGGACCAGCAGTGGCGTAACCACCGGTGCGATCAGGGTGGATACCGAGGCGACGGCTACGGACAGGGCCACGTCCCCCTTGGCCAGGAAGGCCATCACGTTCGAGGCTGTGCCGGATGGGGCGCAGCCCACCAGGATCAGGCCTACGGCAAGCTCCGGCGGAAGCTGGAGTGCCACGGCAATCAGCCACCCCGCACCGGGCATGATCACGTAGTGTGCCACGATGCCCAGCACCACTGCCCACGGGCGCTTCACCACGGAGGCAAAATCGGGCGGCGTCAAGGTCAGGCCCATGCAGAACATGATGATGCCCAGCAGGTAGGGGACGCTGGGCCCCAGCGGCTGGAACGCTGACGGCACAAGGAAGCCGGCGACGCCTGCCAGGACCACCAGTGCAGGAAAGATCGTGACGGCAAGCCGCGCGATTCTCGCCTCGGCGGCCAGCGCCGGGTTGGTGGGTACCGGAGCGGAATCAGTGCCGGATTGTGTCGGTGTGGGGGATTTGGTTGCCTCAAGCATTTATCGATCGTGGCATTGATGTCCGGCAGGTGGCCACTTCATGACCACGCGCGGGGCAAAAATGTCAGACATCTGCGCGTTGGCGGATTAGTGGACGGCCTAGTGGATCAGCGCGAGGAGAATGCCTACGGCCACAAAGAGCACGCCGAAGATCCGGCTCAGGATCTTCTGGCCGCCGGCGTTGTGCGTGAACCGCTGGAAGGATTTGGCGGCAAAGGCGAAGAAGAACCACATGACCAGGATGTCGATCACCACTACGGTGGCCGTGAGCACCAGGTACTGCGGCAGGAGCGGCTGTTCCGGACGGATGAACTGTGGCATAAATGCGAGGAAGAAGACGATGGCCTTCGGGTTGAGCAGGTTGACCCAGAGGCCGCGCCGGAACATTGACCAGACGGGCTCGTTCCGGAGAGCGGCGGCCTGTTCCTGGTCCACTACCGGTTTGCTCAGGAACTGACGGATGCCCAGGTAGACCAGGTAGGCGGCTCCGGCGTAACGGATCACGTTGAAGGCCACCGGGGAGCTCGCCACCAGGACGCCCACTCCCAAGGCAACAATCACCACGTGGACAACCAAGGCTGCCTGCTGGCCAAGAATGCCCCAGATGGAGCGGCGGAATCCGGACGTCAGCGAGTTGCTCATGGTGTTGATGGCACCGGCGCCGGGCGTGAAGCTGATCAGGACGCCGGCGCCCGCGAGGGCGAGCCAAAGGGAGAATTGCACTTGGCAAGTTTAGTGCCGCCCTCACCACAGGGTGGTCACGGGCTCAAATGCCTGGAGTGCCTCATCTGCAGTAACGAGCGTGAGTCCTTCCACCATGGCTTGCGCAGCCAGGATCCGGTCAAAGGGGTCCTTATGTTCCCAGTCCAGTTGTCCGGCGGCCAAAGCATGCGGCGCGGAGATGGCCAGCTCTGAGGCGTACAGGTGGGCCACCTGCCGTCCGAAGCTTGCCACTATGGCTGCCCCTGACGGCAGCTTGCCCTGGTGGTGTTTGTACGACAACTCGTATGCGGTCATGGGCGAGACATAGACCGAGTTCTCCAACGTGGTGATGGCGTTCCTGGCCTTGGTGGACAGTTTCTTGGGTTCGGCGAGGGCCCAGAGGAAGACATGCGTGTCCAGGAGGAGGCGTTTCACAGTCCGCTACCTGCCACGTCACCCATTTCGTCCTCGGTCCACGGATCGTAGAATTCATCCGGGATCTGGAGCGGCGCGAGGAAGCCCAGCTCGCGTTTGTGGGGGCGCTCGATTTTCACCAGCCGGGCAACTGGGCGGCCTGCCTTGGCAATGACCACATCCTCGCCGTTTTCAACGAGGTTCAACAGCTCAGACAGGCGGGTTTTTGCCTCTTGGACGTTGTACTGTCCCATGTTGACCAAGTCTAGTTGGTCAACCTCGGCAGTGTAAGGCTCTGCCCAGTATTCGTTCTCTCCGTAATAGCTCATATTCCGACGCTATTGCCGCCAGTGCTGGGTTGATAGGCACTGTCATGCCTATGTGGAAATCACGCCCGCGCGATGACCTCACCGTTCGGGATGAGGAACCAGCCGTCGTCGGTGGATCCCCAGCGGTGCCAGCCTGCCGAAATGCGGGCCAGGTCCGCTGGATTTGCGAAGCCGTATTCAAGGGCCTGCTCCGCGAAGGCCGAATGCAGCACGCGTTCGCCCCAGACCCGGGCCTGCCATCTCCGCTGTTGCCCGGTGGCATACAGCCAGTTGCTGCTGGTGGGTGCCACGTTGCTGAAGCCTGCGGACTGGGCCCAGGACACGAGTCGGCGGCCGGCGTCGGGCTCGGCCCCATTGCGTCGTGCGATCCGCTGGTACAGGTCCATCCATTCGTCCAGCTCAGGGATGGCGGGGTACCAGCTCATGCCGTGGAAGTCGGCGTCGCGCACTGCCACAATGCCGCCTGGCTTCGCCACCCGGCGCATCTCGCGCAACGCCTCCACCGGGTCCGTCAGGTGCTGGAGCACTTGGTGGGCATGGACGACGTCGAACGTTTCGTCCTCGAAGTCGAGGTCATAGATGTTGCCGGCCAGGAACTCCGCATTGGCCACACCGCGCTCGACGGCAAGCGCCGTGGCCTGGGCGATGATGTCCGGCGACCGGTCCAGGCCAGTGACCTTTCCGGGCGACACCAGCCCGGCGAAATCGCAGGTGATGCTCCCCGGGCCGCAGCCGACGTCGAGCACTGAAACCCCGGGCGTGAGGTGCGGAATGACAAAAGCCGCGGAGTTCTCCGCGGTCCTGGAGGCGTGGGCGCGGACCACCGACTCGTGGTGGCCGTGCGTGTACACATCGTCGTCGTCAGGCTGCTGCGTACTCATAATGAAACGCTACCTCTCCGCAGTGAAAAACAGGCGGATCGTTCCGCGCGGCTACTTACTTGGGCGGGGTAGGGGAGGCGGGGCCGCCGTCGGACGCTTCCTGCCGGGCCGCGACGGTGGCATCCACCATGGCGGTCATAAACCGGCTGACGAGCTCCAGCTCTTCGGGGGAGAAGTCTGCCATGGCGTTGCCCATGTGGCGCGAAAGCGGCATGAACATGGCACTGCCGTCCCGGAACGCCTTGGGTGTCATGCGGAGCTGGACCTGCCGCCGGTCCGGACCGAGACGCTCCCTGACTACGTGCCCGGAACTGTCCAGCCGGTCGATGAGGGCGGTGGTGGCGGGCGAGCTGAGGTTGAGTTCCTTGCGCAGGATGCCCGGCGTGACCACTAGGCCCTTGGCAGTGTGCCGCATGATCACCGCCAGCGCGTTGAGGTCCGTGCGGTGCATGTCGTTGCGGCCGCCGGCGGTGTCCACGTAGCGGTTGGCCTCCAGCGTGAAGTCCTGGAGCAGGCGGACCAGGGCGAAGGGTGCGGAGTCCGGTGGGCGCTGGAACGCTTCGTCTGTCATGGTCGTCCCGCCTCCGTTCGCTTGCTGGTGCCCGAGATCTGGTCTGGTGCCCTGACGGATATTACTGCAGCGACGCCCGATGAGTAGTTTCAAACAGGAAACCCAACCCAGGGCATTTATCTCCATTGTGGAGATACTCTAGGATGGAATCAAGTGTACCGCGGCCACCCCGAGCGAAGCAGGAATCATGAAATCCCGTCCCCTACACAGCGCGAGGGTTCCGTTCTGGCTGCGCTGGCTCCTTCCCGTTCTGCTGGTTCTCACGTGGCTGGCCATTGCCGGGGTGGGTGGACCCACGTTCGGCCGGCTCGACGAGGTCTCCTCGAACGACCAGGCCTCGTTCCTGCCGGCGAGCGCCGAGGCCACCGCGGCCCAGGACTGGCAGGCAAAGTTCCGCGATTCAGACGAAGTGCCGGCGGTCATCGTCATCGAAAACGACGCCGCCATCAGCCCTGCGGAGCTTGGCGAACTGGCATCCCTGAAGGCTGGGCTGGAGGGCCTGGAGCTGGGCAGCGCGGTGATCGGCCCCATCCCGTCCGAGGACGGAAAAGCGGTCCAGTTCATTGCCCCGATCGGGTCCTCCGACCAGCTGAAGGAATCCGTCCAGGAGTTGCGGGACTTCCTGGCGGATTCCGCCCCCGCAGGCATGCAGACCTTCGTCACCGGACCCGCGGGCCTGACCGCAGATCTGGTTAGCGCCTTCGCCGGCATTGACGGCATCCTGCTGCTGGTGGCACTCGGCGCGGTCTTCCTGATCCTATTGATCGTCTACCGTTCGCTCCTGCTGCCCATCGCCGTGCTCCTCACCTCGGTTTTTGCGCTCTGTGCCGCGATCCTGCTGGTGTTCGGCATGGCAAAGCTCGGCTGGATCCAGCTGAGCGGCCAAAGCCAGGGCATCCTGTCCATCTTGGTGATCGGCGCGGCCACGGACTATGCCCTGCTGTACGTGGCGCGGTTCC
It encodes:
- a CDS encoding aminodeoxychorismate lyase gives rise to the protein MTSPAPVVLVFLDPAFPDGRLADASQPQLMATDQGATRGDGVFESMLAVSGAVRKQQAHLDRLAGSAQALDLVIPGQDSWRAAIATGVAEHRNQHPAPSPAEDEVVVKLVVTRGPEGAESPTCWVQVSPVGALGRRQRETGIDVILLDRGYDSDVAERAPWLLLGAKTLSYATNMAALRYAHKQGADDVIFTSSDGRVLEGPTSTVLLAHLETSDDGAGATRTVRRLITPQLDSGILPGTSQGALFAAAKAAGWELGYGPLEPRDLLDADAVWLISSIRLLAPVNHIDGKEVGTPAVQKQLTAELNALFAGIQ
- the cls gene encoding cardiolipin synthase — its product is MWPISLAGTAPTWVVVVLSIADLVIRVLAIGIIPGNRRPTTAMAWLLGIFFVPFLGLVLFLLFGNFKLSSRRRQQQEVINTRVRSGISALADVVSEYEGPEWVTSAGELNRRLGSLPMVDGNSVDLLPGYPDSILAMTQAVRKAKTFVNAEFYIMSTDHITDDLLTALEEAAERGVEVRVLFDHIGTLRVKGYRDLLKRLRAGKIQWKRMLPVLPIHGQWRRPDLRNHRKIMVVDGELAFTGSQNLIEPSYNNPKHRKAGREWVELMACLRGPIVTTLNVVFATDWLSETDESLEHQLQLPDNPEPGNVTAQVVPSGPGFITENNLRLFNTLIYSAQHRISICSPYFVPDDSLLYAITTAAQRGVDVELFVSEKGDQFLVHHAQRSYYEALLEAGVRIYLYKAPFVLHAKHFTIDDEVAVLGSSNMDMRSFSLNMEVSVMLLGAEIVNNMRAVEDTYRDISNELILEDWLQRPLAARYVDNVARLTATLQ
- a CDS encoding chorismate-binding protein gives rise to the protein MTPAPVIIAIDGRSGAGKTTLAIELAAQLRNHHKVALFHLEDIYPGWNGLTAGIERYVSTVLTPLSRAEPATWTSWDWNRHYDGDTRVTLPAEIVIIEGVGAAAADARPLLNAVIWADSPDDIRRKRALDRDGGTYEPFWDQWAEQEEAWLAADDVPHEADIRVLNNADGSATADVMQALAYLPALGPALVPELAARRGLRLRAERLDARPDAAVLFENLYGGSANAVWLDSSNADIAGADITNADSPKPSAGSPREQSPAAPLPQPSPATARSRFSILADDGGTYGQAVTHRSGESVITAGSATARVPGPFFRWLDTVWGRRAVRTPDGYPGDFTLGWLGCLGYELKRETGGTDVAAPTPDAALIFAGRAVVLDHVEGAAWLLALEAPDADRWLTDARAAVAAVAAVAASTPGPGDQRTHAGGSNGVVRPVGPAFSSRDTEPSYLAKIAAAQHEIREGNSYEVCLTTTLTARLPAAAAAPWPTYLALRRKNPAPFASYLRFGGLTVASTSPERFLRITSDGGMRAEPIKGTRRRGADPERDRQLREDLATSLKDRAENVMIVDLLRNDLSHFAEPGSVTVSRLCEIESYATVHQMVSTIDARLLPGSPRAEAVAACFPAGSMTGAPKISTMAILDRLEEGPRGLYSGAIGYFSLNGATDLAVAIRTLVTTAVAGDGGEQASTAELTLGVGGAITADSVPDEEYDEIRVKAHGVLSALGADFPTA
- a CDS encoding bile acid:sodium symporter family protein; translated protein: MLEATKSPTPTQSGTDSAPVPTNPALAAEARIARLAVTIFPALVVLAGVAGFLVPSAFQPLGPSVPYLLGIIMFCMGLTLTPPDFASVVKRPWAVVLGIVAHYVIMPGAGWLIAVALQLPPELAVGLILVGCAPSGTASNVMAFLAKGDVALSVAVASVSTLIAPVVTPLLVLFLAGSFLEIDAGSMVLDIVKTVLLPVIAGLLARLFFKNLIAKLLPGLPWASAVVISFIVAIVVAGSASKIVAAGGIVFLAVVLHNGFGLGLGYLAGKLGQLDDKARRALAFEVGMQNSGLAATLATAHFTPLAALPSAVFSLWHNISGAIVAAWLARRPLRDA
- a CDS encoding LysE family transporter codes for the protein MQFSLWLALAGAGVLISFTPGAGAINTMSNSLTSGFRRSIWGILGQQAALVVHVVIVALGVGVLVASSPVAFNVIRYAGAAYLVYLGIRQFLSKPVVDQEQAAALRNEPVWSMFRRGLWVNLLNPKAIVFFLAFMPQFIRPEQPLLPQYLVLTATVVVIDILVMWFFFAFAAKSFQRFTHNAGGQKILSRIFGVLFVAVGILLALIH
- a CDS encoding type II toxin-antitoxin system VapC family toxin, which translates into the protein MKRLLLDTHVFLWALAEPKKLSTKARNAITTLENSVYVSPMTAYELSYKHHQGKLPSGAAIVASFGRQVAHLYASELAISAPHALAAGQLDWEHKDPFDRILAAQAMVEGLTLVTADEALQAFEPVTTLW
- a CDS encoding type II toxin-antitoxin system Phd/YefM family antitoxin, whose amino-acid sequence is MSYYGENEYWAEPYTAEVDQLDLVNMGQYNVQEAKTRLSELLNLVENGEDVVIAKAGRPVARLVKIERPHKRELGFLAPLQIPDEFYDPWTEDEMGDVAGSGL
- a CDS encoding methyltransferase domain-containing protein, with translation MSTQQPDDDDVYTHGHHESVVRAHASRTAENSAAFVIPHLTPGVSVLDVGCGPGSITCDFAGLVSPGKVTGLDRSPDIIAQATALAVERGVANAEFLAGNIYDLDFEDETFDVVHAHQVLQHLTDPVEALREMRRVAKPGGIVAVRDADFHGMSWYPAIPELDEWMDLYQRIARRNGAEPDAGRRLVSWAQSAGFSNVAPTSSNWLYATGQQRRWQARVWGERVLHSAFAEQALEYGFANPADLARISAGWHRWGSTDDGWFLIPNGEVIARA
- a CDS encoding MarR family winged helix-turn-helix transcriptional regulator, with product MTDEAFQRPPDSAPFALVRLLQDFTLEANRYVDTAGGRNDMHRTDLNALAVIMRHTAKGLVVTPGILRKELNLSSPATTALIDRLDSSGHVVRERLGPDRRQVQLRMTPKAFRDGSAMFMPLSRHMGNAMADFSPEELELVSRFMTAMVDATVAARQEASDGGPASPTPPK